The proteins below come from a single Malus sylvestris chromosome 3, drMalSylv7.2, whole genome shotgun sequence genomic window:
- the LOC126614587 gene encoding transcription factor MYB59 isoform X1: MKMVQDQEQIRKGPWTEQEDFQLVCFVGLFGDRRWDFIAKVSGLKRTGKSCRLRWVNYLHPGLKRGKMTPQEERLVLELHTKWGNRWSRIARKLPGRTDNEIKNYWRTHMRKKAQEKKRAVSPSSSSSNCSSSSNITTAEGGASFYDTGGKETKALSGGKKTGGGDDAKENEKRGQGEYSLDDIWKDINLPEVNIIEPVYDGNLSSCPLMASPTPWEYCSDLLWKMDEEEESKNMFLPTPSGDHQFLSCYEYGKASLTG; this comes from the exons ATGAAAATGGTGCAAGATCAAGAACAAATCAGAAAGGGGCCATGGACTGAGCAAGAGGACTTCCAGCTGGTCTGCTTTGTGGGCCTGTTTGGAGACAGGCGATGGGATTTCATAGCCAAAGTTTCAG GTTTGAAAAGAACTGGTAAGAGTTGCAGGTTGAGATGGGTTAATTACTTGCATCCTGGCCTCAAAAGAGGAAAGATGACTCCTCAAGAAGAGCGCCTTGTGCTTGAGCTTCACACCAAATGGGGAAATAG GTGGTCACGAATTGCTAGAAAATTACCTGGGAGGACAGACAATGAGATCAAGAACTACTGGAGGACTCATATGAGGAAGAAGGCGCAAGAGAAAAAGAGGGCAGTGTCTccctcatcatcttcttccaatTGTTCCTCCTCATCAAACATCACCACAGCTGAAGGAGGGGCAAGCTTCTACGACACCGGTGGGAAGGAAACCAAAGCATTATCAGGAGGAAAGAAAACTGGAGGAGGAGACGACGCGAAAGAAAACGAGAAAAGGGGGCAAGGGGAGTACTCACTAGACGATATATGGAAGGACATCAATCTGCCAGAAGTGAACATTATTGAACCAGTTTATGATGGCAACCTTTCTTCTTGTCCTCTAATGGCTTCTCCAACGCCGTGGGAATACTGTTCCGACTTGCTTTGGAAAatggatgaagaagaagagagtaAGAATATGTTTCTTCCTACACCAAGTGGTGATCACCAATTTCTGTCATGCTATGAATATGGAAAAGCATCTCTAACTGGCTGA
- the LOC126614587 gene encoding transcription factor MYB48 isoform X2, which produces MGFHSQSFRFEGGGRQVIGLKRTGKSCRLRWVNYLHPGLKRGKMTPQEERLVLELHTKWGNRWSRIARKLPGRTDNEIKNYWRTHMRKKAQEKKRAVSPSSSSSNCSSSSNITTAEGGASFYDTGGKETKALSGGKKTGGGDDAKENEKRGQGEYSLDDIWKDINLPEVNIIEPVYDGNLSSCPLMASPTPWEYCSDLLWKMDEEEESKNMFLPTPSGDHQFLSCYEYGKASLTG; this is translated from the exons ATGGGATTTCATAGCCAAAGTTTCAGGTTTGAAGGTGGCGGGAGACAAGTAATAG GTTTGAAAAGAACTGGTAAGAGTTGCAGGTTGAGATGGGTTAATTACTTGCATCCTGGCCTCAAAAGAGGAAAGATGACTCCTCAAGAAGAGCGCCTTGTGCTTGAGCTTCACACCAAATGGGGAAATAG GTGGTCACGAATTGCTAGAAAATTACCTGGGAGGACAGACAATGAGATCAAGAACTACTGGAGGACTCATATGAGGAAGAAGGCGCAAGAGAAAAAGAGGGCAGTGTCTccctcatcatcttcttccaatTGTTCCTCCTCATCAAACATCACCACAGCTGAAGGAGGGGCAAGCTTCTACGACACCGGTGGGAAGGAAACCAAAGCATTATCAGGAGGAAAGAAAACTGGAGGAGGAGACGACGCGAAAGAAAACGAGAAAAGGGGGCAAGGGGAGTACTCACTAGACGATATATGGAAGGACATCAATCTGCCAGAAGTGAACATTATTGAACCAGTTTATGATGGCAACCTTTCTTCTTGTCCTCTAATGGCTTCTCCAACGCCGTGGGAATACTGTTCCGACTTGCTTTGGAAAatggatgaagaagaagagagtaAGAATATGTTTCTTCCTACACCAAGTGGTGATCACCAATTTCTGTCATGCTATGAATATGGAAAAGCATCTCTAACTGGCTGA